In Labrus bergylta chromosome 5, fLabBer1.1, whole genome shotgun sequence, the genomic window cagaccaatcagagcagacttggcccacgtggggtctaacagtgtggggtcaacagagtgtagctgacggactcagagcggagagggagcaaggaggagcagttcatgaaaacagacacttttttagaactttagctattgtaaacgtacaaaagtaggaacatagattaaatatacgaaccccaaaaagggcagaatatgggctctttaaaagaaaaaacaaaaaagatggaAAGTTAGAGAATACTTTGGTTGATAGGAGTTTGTTTACGGTCTCTTAACTTCAGTCGGGACAGAAAACTAAAGCGAGCACCGAGCAGCCTGCTGCACTGTGGATGAGTCAGCATGTAAAGTCTACAGCATTCACATGATTCAGTTTCTACGATTGGCTACGATCTGGCTGTAGTCTAACAGGTACCTGATAGTTTAAGGTTTAAGGTCCTGAGTTTTTGTAACATGAACATAATATTCATACTGAATGTCTTTGGCAGTAAACGAAATACATGAAAAACGTAATGAGATGTTGAAACAGGAAACGTCTCCCTGCCTTGATTAGTTGGTCATCCAAGGCAGTGACATCATTTTGTAAATAACAGATAATAAAATCTGCTTTACTGATTTTGTTTGGACTTCATATTCAAACAGCTGTACCATTGGAAGACTGATCAACCAGTTAAAAAGTTTGGTAACACTTAATAATAACATCATCAATAAAGGGTAAATTGATAGTTAATTAACTTTAGTTAATAATGATATTaatgttaacaaacaatgaaatgatcgTTTATAATGTTTACAAATTATTTGTAATGCTTTAACTGACGCTATGTTAGCAGTTAATTGTTGCACACATTAATTTATACacttaaagtgtttgttaatgatttataaacctttaagagatggtttataaaacatctataaacattagAGATACATAGAGCACATGTTTGTTAATTTCAATAATTGGTTTGTAAAACTGTAGAAAGACGATGCTATCGCtaagttagctgcagacacagtGACAGTGAACGGAGAAAAGACGTCCGGACCCACTGTGTTCTGTTGAACTAGAAGTGAACAGGTGTGCGTTGTGGCTGGCGCTCTGTGCAGGGAGAGGAGCGGGGAAAAGTAGCCGCAGAGAAATCccggagtgttctgtctgtatcgaCTAAAGTGACTCAAAAAGTCAGTTTAGTAGCTGCTATGTTCTCtatgttgttctctgatgtgcagacgctgactcaatatatttattttctgtcttgtaaactgagcacgttTCATAAcaacataaagccatgcatgtgttgtattatgacGTTATGTTCAAGAGGttaccgtgctcaggcccggttagtcctggagcagtgtgagctCAGGCTGATGGGGGACTGGGGACGGGGGGCAATCGAGCTTAAGCacagtacgggacaactttgcagAGTGAGTGCGTCCTAAAGTTGTTCTGCAAAGTGAACGTAACGTGTGATAAAttattcataaagcatgaaCAAATATGTGCTCCATGTATCTCCAATGTTTATGGATGTTTTATAAACCCTCTCTTAAAAGGTTTACAAATCAttcacaaacactttataaagtgtataAATTAATGTGTGCAACAATAAACTGTAACGTCAATTAAAGCATTACAAATAATTAGTAAACATTATAAAcgatcatttcattgtttgttaacattAATATCATTATTAAAgttaattaaatattaatttacCCTTTATTGATGATGGTTATTATTAAGTGTTTTAAAGAGTTCATGTaacatttttcatgtttatcGTATAAAAGcttaaaacctttttaaaaacttgatatCAAAAGGCACATTTTGATTGGTCAGCGGTTAAGAGACAGAACATGTCCATAATGTTCAGCTGtgatgttgaaatgtgtgtgtgcataaaacTGAACTTCAGTTATCAGATGGATGATGTGAAAGAGATTCCTGAATCCTGATGTGAACCAGGAGAACCTGCAGCAAacacaagaaacagaaacagtcagTGTGTTATCTGATATATGAAGCAGAGAGTTGTTGGTCGTTTGTCCATTTGGATTTAGAATCAAACTGTCGagacatttcatgttttctgtcagtTTGCAGCCATGTCAGAGTAGGTAGCTGTAGGCAGGGTGAAACAGTTAGCATGTCTTTGTAcaggtattttatttatttcttcaacAAGCTTAAAGCATTCACCAAGTCGCCTTCTCACAGCCAACAAAGGATCTATTCAGTGCATCCTTTGTGACAAATCTCAACTTTCATTGCACGCCAACTCAAACGAGCTGTCGAGTAAAACTATCGAATAACTACAAATACTGATGTTTAacttgaaacagaaaatgttctaTCAAATATCAAGACACGTTTAAAGTACCGTATTATAAGACAGCTTTTTTCCCTATCAAAATAGGTCCGAAAAAGTCgtgtcgtcttatattcggggtctagtattcagagcgcagctctaattgttcgcctgtccctttaaatatcaacacacatgacgcgctctgggaggagcaggggagcgatgacagtgagagagaacacagcagggcggaggacgtgtgtgaggaataagattaagattaagatttacttttattgatccccgcaaggggaaatttcagtgactaggagacatcggaggagaagtttggagagttttagtttagttaaagatgtggcctgtattttctttgttatttaaaaatgttgataatattgcttgattttaatgttggatcatactgtacatatgtgaaaaactttgttttgaaaagtgccgtagcATATAACGATAAATAGACCTacgtttattattgttatcattactacaacaacaggtgtttaattcaatgtgtttttaatattggggagcgatgagagagagagcgagaacgAACACAGcggtgcagtgtgtgtgtgtgtgtgtgtgtgtgtgtgtgtgtgtgtgtgtgtgtgtgtgtgtgtgtgtgtgtgtgtgtgtgtgtgtgtgtgtgtgtgtgtgtgaggaatagagaggagacatcggaggagaagtttggagagttttagtttagcggtagtttagttaaaaacgttgcctgtgtttcctctgttatttcaaaatgttaaaaacatgttgataatattgtttgattgttaatcgattttaatgttgaatcatactgaacatagttcgcccttgtgaggggggggggtaatGTGAAGAATCCTCTGCAGACCGTCTCCTTTCAGTTCGGCCTGAGCGGTCTCTACACAGACTGAAGGCCGGGTCCTTTGAGGGACACTTTTGTCTTCACCCTTTGATTTATCATTTGGATTCATTTCTAACAGATATCCATCTTTTTACTGATATCATCTGACAACAAAGACTGAAGGAAGCACTGAAGCTTTGATTGTTGACAAAGAAAGAGTACTTACCAAACTCAGATATATCCATTCTGCTCCGGTTCATCACGTTTATCTGAAATGTCAGAGAAGACATgaaagtaaaacattaaatgaaGGAGTAAAACATTGGAGTTTAAGTTTTCACATCTATCAAGCAGTGATTTTATAAGCCTTAATGTCACAGTTGATCTGTGATCCATCTTGACCCCCCCAACAGTTTCCAGGTAGatctgctgctgatgtcaggacaCGACTCCTCTACAtcatcttcatgttttcttggtgagaTTTCTTTGAATTacagtaaatattaaacacCCGGAGCTGAAACACACCTAACGGATGGTACCGAGGGAAACGGGCGTTaactttcgtaacctagcaacaatgagcgctggtgagaagcgctctgaaacggAGGTCGTGAGCGCCTCCGTCTGTGGACCCAGGCcctaaatatctttttttttggccgatCTGATCGGGGACAAAGGTCCATGATCCGTGAGATTTGTGATCTGTTGGAACACCCGTGCTTATCCGAGCTTCAACCAACAAATAGATAACAAAAAGTGAATCATTCACTTCACGTCGTCTTTCTTCATTTCTACTGAGGAGTCTCCAAAACTGCTGGACTCATCAGATGTTCTGAAGGGCCGTGTTTATTGTAGTCTCTCTGCTGTGTGCACTCTGAGTCAGGTGTTCAAAAGAGATCTGGATTAAAGCCATCACCTCtctttaaatcttgtttttgaaatAACTTGATAATCAGGAGAATAGATGAGGTACAGCAAACTTGGTTCTGGTCTGGATAAGTCCTCCAGTTTGGGACGTTGAGGCCTGAAGTAGGAAGGAGGATTTTTAGTTGTTGAGGTCACTACGGGGTTAACTCTGGGATTTTAGAAGGTGGTTACTTCACCATGGTAACTTCTGATGACCGAACCTGCTCCAGAGCAGCTAATGTTCGGGGTAAGAGATCGGTTTGTAGAAAGATAAGAAactctgaccaatcagatctgaAGCCTTCAAGTTGTTGTTCTTTCACATAATGAGAAGAAAAGTGGACTTACCAGGACCCATCGTGATCATAGATTCAGTAACGGTTCCATTCTGAGGTTTATTACGTTGAGGTCTCAGCTGAGATAAGAAGTCTATGACTGtaaacaggagaaagaaaacattgacaTAAAGAAACAGGAGTTATAACGGTCACATCTTCTGTCCTCTCATGATGGTAGAACAGTCAAAGCCTTCATCTGAACATGCACACAGTCGTCTGTGTGTGAGATGCATGTCCCTAAATAACAAAGGTCTGGatcacacatatgcacaaacaggacgagctgggggggttgggggttcTGTGCCTTGTTCAAGGGCACCTAGGCCGTGctcaggcacctctccagctaccagaacaattTTGTATTATGGTCCgtactgggacttgaaccgacgacccctacggactgagctactgccgccccaaacaTTTGTGTTGGACGGCCTGTTAAGTTAATTCAGATTACAAATATGTTAATATGAAACGTTTTCTAAACCTACCTTTGTGACGGAAGGCTGGGCTGCACCGTAGAGTCAAAGCTTCAAGTGCAGCTAGAACTACAGCTCCAACAGCCAATCCAACAGCCAATCCAACAGCCAATCCTCCGATCCATCCGTTGAAGACTTTGACAGATGAGTCCTCACACACTttctctgaaacagaaaaacaaactaatgTAACACTCACTATGATACTGTTTTATGTGCAGCTCATTGGTCAgactacaaaaacacaacatatgaaccaataacaaaacattaataaaagAAACCCTCACCACTGATGAAGACAAACGTCTTGGCAGATATGTTATGGTGGATTCCctcctgtttgagcacacagtGATACTCCCCGCTCTTGGTCACATTAGTTTGAATAGTGAGGTCGTATTTTCCTCCTGTGATGGACCGCTGTGTCTCTTCAGCATGAAGGAGCTTTCCAGAACTGTCCTGCCACTCCAATTTAGGTTCTGGAGAAGCACCTCGAACTTCACACTGCAGGAGCGCCCGGTCCTGAGTTTGATGGAGTGTCCTGGTGTACGGCTCTGGAGATGCGACTGTGAACAGATTACGTACACAGCTTTATATAAAGACTATCATAGTGACTAAATGCACTTCTTCTCAATAAAGagtttcaatcatttttagttGTTTAGATCTGGAACACTTCCCACTGTGCTGAAGTAGAGatgaaacaacacatttaacaaCTCATTCCTCAACTTCTCACTGCATCTCGTTGAAAACATCTTTAGATTTGTAAATTTTCTTGCTGtgagtgatgatgtcactgatttCTACatccacagtgtgtgtgctACAACTCAGTCACTCAGAGGCTGTTAAATATCAAAGTGTCCAATATagtgtttgtgttcaaactaCTGTTGGTAGATGTAGAAATCAGTCACTGGATCTCAAATCATTCTTCTGTGGAGTTCATACTTTAAGGCCTCGTTCAGATAGCAAACCACAATCTGTTTTAGTCTCATCCAGATTGAGTGTAGACATCAAAGATCTCATCAGTCTGTAAATGATGCtccacataaatataaataatgaagGAGAGAGCCCTGAGAGTTGTAGCGTACATACTGCAGATGAAGTGACATCATTACTCACCTGGGTTTTCTCCTGAGCGATCTTTAAAGACGGGTTCTGCAGGAtaaatcagaaaacattttatccacagagcagcagagataTGAACAACTTACACCAAGTGAAGTGATTCAAGTCTACATCAGGAGAAATGTGGAAACTAGTTTGTGCTTTTAGTTTTAGAATCTATCACCTGGTCGAGCACAACGACTTCCTGAACTTCTCATGTTGCCTAGCAACCTCCTTATGATAAAAAGCCTCCACAGAAACAGGCGACACAACTTCACTCCCACATCTCTGGTGTTTATGTTCCCCTCTTTCTAATGTCACTAAGAATGCTCTGAGACTAACAGGTGAACTGTGGAGGTCTTTAACTTCTCGTCTATGACCGGGTCCCTTTGTGGTTGCTGTGTGTTTAAACATGAGGACAAACATACACATGAATCGTGcctgagaccacctcttcaagctgaGTACCCACACAGTACCTGAGTACGGTACACTTTGTGGTCAAGTGTACTTGGATCAGGGCCCGGGTTGATAGTGTGAAACCACCCTCAGTCTGGATTAGactaaaaaaacagattgtgttTTACAGGTGAGGCAGAAACCCACTGTGGGCTTCTGAGACAGAAAGTCATTAGTGAGTATAATTTTGTGTTCCTAATTTTGACTCCTCCGGATCTGATGGAGTAGAACATCGTGAGATTATttacattcatgttttaaagcGAGGTCATGTGAAAGTGAAATAGAAAGAGCATGAAGCAACTGGACAGCAGTTTGGTTTCTCCATCACAGAAATCTAAGGGTGCACCGATAGATCGGCCCTGACCGGTGACCGGCCGGTCCTCACGAGTATCGCTGATTTTCAACCGATCAGACTCACACGAGCCGTTACATGCCCCGCACAGcgcacagcaacacaaacactaaccACACACAACAAGCTAACATGCCGTCTGTGTAGATGTGAGATGCCcatcagcagaggagaaaaaggttCTACATACAGGAGGAAAAACACAGAACCTTTCCCTGCACTTGCTCCCTCCTCACCTCTCTGCCTGTGGcgggtccccccccccccttagtgctgcccctctctctctcgctgggGGAGCGCAGAACATTAACATATTTATTCCTGTAATATTATTTAGTTGTGGAGGGAAACTAAAATGACAGAACCTCAGTGTATGAGTGCGTATTAAGAAGTCTGACCTGATGTGTAATAGGAATAACTGCAGatcagagacagagcaggaagCAGAATCAGACAGGATGTAGAGAAACTTACGAGTCGTTGACTTCAGCAGCTTGTAAAGTGACAGAGAGATGAAGCAAAGGTAAGAGAGGAAGTAGAAGAAATCATGTCAGGTTGTTAATTGAAGCAGGTGAGCTCATTAGTGTTGTCAGCCTCGTCTCAGTTTGCCTTTAATCATCACTGGCTTCACCATTGTAATTcaaattttatttaaaaaaaataaaccgaTCTGATGAAAAAGAACTTGATTGAAAAATTGGTATAAATTAGTAACccaggcttttatttacttttttttttttccacacagagaggctcctgtcagacggggattcaaaccaggaacctcctcactagGGATGTGTACCGGATACCGGTGCTCTTATCAGTCTTTACATTAGTCCCTCTTATTTAATGCAGGGCTTTCTATAAGCGTTGCTGTCGGCCAAACAGCAGACCAGTCACTCAATTACAGCCGGCTTCTTTCAAACCTTAAATTTACATTAACGTGCTGCGGCTCGCTTTTCCTGTACATTTTAGAGGCAGGGCTCAGCTGAGAGGAGACTTCAGTGTTTGACTGAACGAAAgggaaataaatgtaatttactGCACAGAGACGCACGGTGGCACAACGTGACACGCACACAAGAAGGATTCAAACGTTTTCTCATACTCTACAGGTATATATGTGCCTGATGATGAATCAACAAATCACTGAATATCTTTCTATATAGCATCACATGTTCTGGGTAAAACGATCAGGGCATGATTCTGATAATTATTTTCTGCTCCAAATAATACGGAGGATCAACCGCTGCCTCTGCAGCCTGCGGAGGATCGTTCCTGTGTTTGTCACTGTTAACAGAGAGATGATGCTCATTGACTTCAGTGATTTACCTGAGTGTTGTTACCTGTAGCTTTACATCAGGCTGCAGGACTAAATGACCGCTTTTATGTCGCTGCTGCTCTGAGCTGTCAACGTGCATGCACGCActcttgctcgctctctctctctcggcccGTGGGAGAGCGATGTGTCTTGATATCATATCATTAAGTTAATATTTAGCACCCTGATGTGTTGGTCTCAGTAAAATGACATTATTTTAACATATCAGCGGTTTACTGTGATAGAAAAGCCCTGACGTACCGCGAGAGGCATCACAGAGCTCATTGTAGACTATTAAACATTAATGATAATGAAATGGTAAATCAAAGTATAACCATAAGAGTTCATATGCTACAGTCAGAGTTTCTGAGGTTACTCAAACTGTCAGGGGAgtgtaataaaaatgtatttccaagtgtttcaaattgaaaataatttaattttaaataacaaatgtttccttgaaacataaacataaagttACTGTGATGACATCTCtagttattttatgttttacatttagaCATCTTTCATGCCATGTGTTTAGTTGCTGCACCAAATAATAAAAGTGGTATCGATATCGATACCGCTAAAATCCTAACAATACCCATCCCTACCtcgctgtgaggcgacagcgTTAACCACTGCACCGCCGTGCAGCTCATCCACAAACTGATCAACACTAAATGCAAAGCGTCCTCTAACTGAgagctgtctttatttgtcaaaacgtTCAGCAGCACCAGGCTAGTAAAAGGGACTGGGCCTTCATTTGGGATGgtcttttattttaagttttacgGTAAttcattgaacattttcataaataaagtattttttatgaCTTCTTCTTGGGGTGGTGGGAGATTGAGTTGGGGAATTGTTTGTAGAGGAAACTCTGTCACTTCTTGTAAAAGTTACAAACAGACTGAATTAACAGTTTGGGTCAAACTTCACCGAAAACAGCAGCTGgagatctttaaaaaatatttgtagGAATAACAGTTTAGTCAAAATACTCACCAACAACCAGCTCAATGGTGAACTTCTGAGGCGGCTGCAGATGAGGAAACTCACAGGTGTAGACTCCACTGTCGGCCACCTTGGTCTTCCTGATCTTTATGGAGGCGTTACCGTTCTTCAGCTCGTCGTTAAAATGTGAGACTCGACCTTCAAACTGTTTGTCTTGACCTGAAAGGCCGTGAGCGTAATAATCTCCTCCGTCGTACATGAACACCTCCTTGCGGTCTTTGTTTTCGTCTTTCTTCCAGTCAAACAGCTTCGTCTCGATGTTCTCCTTGGTGCTGAGGGAACACGGTAACACAGCATCACTGTCTTCTTTCACCACCACTCCACCTGAGACAGAAACACGAGGATgaatcagtttgtttacatgcagaaaaataaagttacaACACATTCATGGAAGCTGCCTGAGTTATTCTAAAATATCATCCTACTATATAACAAACATTttactgtttcttttctttttctaacaaATAATAATTCAATCCTTTACACTTAAAGCATTTATAAAGTTGTTTATATTTGGCAGATATTTATTGTAACCTACATATCTTCATATTTTAACGAACAGCAGCTCAAGAGAAGGAGAGGGCGGCAGAGGTTTGTTCACATCACCTGGATGATGACTGATAACACAGTCCAGAGTTCACTGAGACATTCACAGGACTTTGCTCgatcacacaaaacaaaaagtatcCCATATTGGGAGGCCTAAGACTTATattgctgttgccatggtaatgaaACAGGCTTTGATATCAATTGATTTTTATAAGTATTATATTGAAGATCAAagttctggtatcatgacagcCCTGCTGTGTAGGTCTGCAggtgctgctgtgttttaacACTACCTCTGCTGCCCAACACTAGAGTTCACTTTGAGTTTCACCCTCTTTCCTTCAGCATCACGACCACAGAGAGGCTTAAGTTCATCACACTGCATACTCAGATCACAGTAACTGCAGTCAGCATTCCCCTGAAGTCTATTCTGACCTGTTGACAGCACGATCCAGGTGAGACT contains:
- the LOC110004071 gene encoding CD276 antigen isoform X2, with product MKELLSLCLLLQITPGRAEGGVVVKEDSDAVLPCSLSTKENIETKLFDWKKDENKDRKEVFMYDGGDYYAHGLSGQDKQFEGRVSHFNDELKNGNASIKIRKTKVADSGVYTCEFPHLQPPQKFTIELVVVASPEPYTRTLHQTQDRALLQCEVRGASPEPKLEWQDSSGKLLHAEETQRSITGGKYDLTIQTNVTKSGEYHCVLKQEGIHHNISAKTFVFISEKVCEDSSVKVFNGWIGGLAVGLAVGLAVGAVVLAALEALTLRCSPAFRHKVIDFLSQLRPQRNKPQNGTVTESMITMGPDKRDEPEQNGYI
- the LOC110004071 gene encoding butyrophilin-like protein 1 isoform X3, coding for MYDGGDYYAHGLSGQDKQFEGRVSHFNDELKNGNASIKIRKTKVADSGVYTCEFPHLQPPQKFTIELVVEPVFKDRSGENPVASPEPYTRTLHQTQDRALLQCEVRGASPEPKLEWQDSSGKLLHAEETQRSITGGKYDLTIQTNVTKSGEYHCVLKQEGIHHNISAKTFVFISEKVCEDSSVKVFNGWIGGLAVGLAVGLAVGAVVLAALEALTLRCSPAFRHKVIDFLSQLRPQRNKPQNGTVTESMITMGPDKRDEPEQNGYI
- the LOC110004071 gene encoding CD276 antigen isoform X1, with translation MKELLSLCLLLQITPGRAEGGVVVKEDSDAVLPCSLSTKENIETKLFDWKKDENKDRKEVFMYDGGDYYAHGLSGQDKQFEGRVSHFNDELKNGNASIKIRKTKVADSGVYTCEFPHLQPPQKFTIELVVEPVFKDRSGENPVASPEPYTRTLHQTQDRALLQCEVRGASPEPKLEWQDSSGKLLHAEETQRSITGGKYDLTIQTNVTKSGEYHCVLKQEGIHHNISAKTFVFISEKVCEDSSVKVFNGWIGGLAVGLAVGLAVGAVVLAALEALTLRCSPAFRHKVIDFLSQLRPQRNKPQNGTVTESMITMGPDKRDEPEQNGYI